A portion of the Callithrix jacchus isolate 240 chromosome 13, calJac240_pri, whole genome shotgun sequence genome contains these proteins:
- the LOC118146675 gene encoding uncharacterized protein LOC118146675: MSVLVQMLMATQIQKKQVYRTPFTHPISHWLSSPSSQFLWAREVGEWRRSFAFLPRQKLPAWEPGGERATFPFIIRRLQAQTGDRGSERAGRDCGPRRPRRRDERERACGRLRSPAPRRAPLCPRARSSRPAHSPASSRRAFPRPPAAGGGGGARPANPSSAGAQGGGASAGVLAPSSAGCWGRRGGARGSEGRCPAGRAPRRVRAVPTPTTVHCGGASRGGHELGRRGSASARAGPPPGRSPSPLACPRGPRGSPAPSPAPAHALPRSHRAAPLAAAVHPGAGWCSRARRERASSGPPRQPPAAPAPASPTAQAPSAPQPALTCSLAQPQTLPALPSKKHRE, translated from the exons ATGTCTGTACTTGTACAGATGTTAATGGCTacacagatacagaaaaaacaAGTGTATCGTACTCCCTTCACCCATCCCATCTCCCACTGG CTATCAAGCCCTAGCTCTCAATTTCTTTGGGCCCGGGAGGTGGGGGAGTGGAGGAGGTCGTTTGCATTCCTTCCCAGACAAAAGCTCCCAGCCTGGGAGCCAGGTGGTGAAAGGGCTACTTTCCCTTTCATAATCAGACGTCTTCAAGCGCAAACTGGGGACCGCGGCTCCGAACGCGCAGGGAGGGACTGCGGCCCGCGGCGGCCCCGGCGGCGCGACGAGCGGGAGCGGGCGTGCGGCCGGCTCCGCAGCCCCGCGCCGCGCCGCGCCCCGCTCTGCCCGCGAGCCCGGAGCTCGCGCCCCGCGCACTCCCCGGCCAGCTCGCGCCGGGCCTTCCCCCGCCCTCCCGcggccgggggcgggggcggcgcgCGGCCGGCTAACCCGAGCTCCGCGGGCGCACAAGGTGGGGGTGCAAGCGCTGGGGTCCTGGCTCCCTCATCCGCCGGCTGCTGGGGGCGGCGCGGTGGGGCCCGCGGCTCGGAGGGGCGGTGCCCGGCGGGCCGCGCTCCGCGCCGGGTTCGGGccgtccccacccccaccacggTGCACTGCGGCGGTGCGAGCAGGGGCGGCCATGAACTCGGCCGCCGAGGCTCTGCGAGCGCGCGCGCGGGGCCGCCGCCAGGCCGCTCTCCGAGCCCGCTCGCCTGCCCGCGCGGCCCCCGGGGCTCCCCGGCCCCAAGCCCAGCCCCGGCCCACGCCCTTCCCCGCTCGCACCGCGCCGCGCCGCTGGCGGCCGCCGTACATCCTGGAGCTGGCTGGTGCTCCAGAGCTCGGCGAGAACGCGCGTCTTCCGGGCCGCCCCGCCAGCCGCCGGCCGCCCCCGCGCCCGCCTCGCCGACGGCCCAGGCCCCCTCCGCACCCCAGCCCGCGCTTACCTGCAGCCTGGCACAGCCACAGACACTGCC agcTCTCCCGAGTAAGAAACACAGAGAGTGA
- the ZBTB14 gene encoding zinc finger and BTB domain-containing protein 14: protein MEFFISMSETIKYNDDDHKTLFLKTLNEQRLEGEFCDIAIVVEDVKFRAHRCVLAACSTYFKKLFKKLEVDSSSVIEIDFLRSDIFEEVLNYMYTAKISVKKEDVNLMMSSGQILGIRFLDKLCSQKRDVSSPDENNGQSKSKYCLKINRPIGDAADTQDDDVEEIGDQDDSPSDDTVEGTPPSQEDGKSPTTTLRVQEAILKELGSEEVRKVNCYGQEVESMETPESKDLGSQTPQALTFNDGMSEVKDEQTPGWTTAASDMKFEYLLYGHHREQIACQACGKTFSDEGRLRKHEKLHTADRPFVCEMCTKGFTTQAHLKEHLKIHTGYKPYSCEVCGKSFIRAPDLKKHERVHSNERPFACHMCDKAFKHKSHLKDHERRHRGEKPFVCGSCTKAFAKASDLKRHENNMHSERKQVTPSAIQSETEQLQAAAMAAEAEQQLETIACS, encoded by the exons ATG gagtTTTTCATCAGTATGTCTGAAACCATTAAATATAATGACGATGATCATAAAACTCTGTTTCTGAAAACACTAAATGAACAACGCCTGGAAGGAGAATTTTGTGATATTGCTATTGTGGTTGAGGATGTGAAATTCAGAGCACATAGATGTGTTCTTGCTGCCTGCAGCACCTACTTTAAAAAGCTTTTCAAGAAGCTTGAGGTTGATAGTTCGTCAGTCATAGAAATAGATTTCCTTCGTTCTGATATATTCGAAGAGGTCCTGAACTACATGTACACAGCAAAGATTTCTGTGAAAAAGGAAGATGTTAACTTAATGATGTCATCAGGTCAGATTCTTGGTATCCGATTTTTGGATAAACTGTGTTCTCAAAAGCGCGATGTGTCCAGCCCTGATGAAAACAATGGTCAGTCCAAAAGTAAgtactgtctcaaaataaatcgCCCCATTGGTGATGCTGCTGACACCCAGGATGATGATGTAGAGGAAATCGGAGATCAGGATGATAGTCCTTCTGATGACACAGTAGAAGGCACCCCCCCAAGTCAGGAGGACGGCAAGTCACCCACCACAACGCTCAGGGTTCAGGAAGCGATCCTGAAAGAGCTGGGGAGTGAGGAAGTTCGGAAGGTCAATTGCTACGGCCAGGAAGTAGAATCCATGGAGACCCCAGAATCAAAAGACTTGGGGTCCCAGACCCCTCAAGCCTTAACATTTAATGATGGGATGAGTGAAGTGAAAGATGAACAGACACCAGGCTGGACAACGGCCGCCAGTGACATGAAGTTTGAGTATTTGCTTTATGGTCACCATCGGGAGCAGATTGCCTGCCAGGCGTGTGGGAAGACGTTTTCTGATGAAGGCAGATTGAGGAAGCATGAGAAACTCCACACGGCAGACAGACCGTTTGTTTGTGAAATGTGCACAAAAGGTTTCACCACACAGGCCCACCTGAAAGAACACCTAAAAATCCACACGGGCTATAAGCCCTATAGCTGTGAGGTGTGTGGAAAATCATTTATCCGCGCCCCAGACTTAAAGAAGCATGAGAGGGTTCACAGTAATGAAAGACCATTTGCATGCCACATGTGTGACAAAGCCTTCAAACATAAGTCTCACCTCAAGGATCATGAAAGAAGACACAGAGGGGAAAAGCCTTTTGTGTGTGGCTCCTGCACCAAGGCATTTGCCAAGGCATCTGATCTGAAAAGGCATGAGAACAATATGCACAGTGAAAGGAAGCAGGTTACCCCCAGTGCCATCCAGAGCGAGACAGAACAGTTGCAGGCGGCAGCAATGGCTGCAGAAGCAGAGCAGCAGCTGGAAACGATAGCCTGTAGCTAG